From a region of the Neobacillus niacini genome:
- a CDS encoding AraC family transcriptional regulator gives MQRIELENYLDSLKFGIDEEKILKEYKPTFKEVGGEQVYLFNKGFDITDLPIEENVSISQQPHDSAIPLHMHDYIEMMFVYRGTCTVKVKGKKIDLKKGELILINKETPHSVGATTEQDIVINMILKQDYLSPSFLSRFSQKSIISQFMIESLLSNRKQNHFLIFRPGEHNNVIEIMENIMCEFFDRDFCSGEIIDSYLIVLFSTLIRYKNNLTSQEPLNQNDNSSLVDFLRYIEENYKNCSLVKMGQTFGFNPNYLSTLLKKGTGKSFKELLQIQRLNQAALFLSNSDLPIPEIAEEVGYSSVTFFYKKFRDLYHDTPYSYREKNSIL, from the coding sequence ATGCAACGAATAGAACTTGAAAATTATTTGGATTCATTGAAGTTTGGGATTGATGAAGAAAAAATATTGAAAGAGTATAAACCAACGTTTAAGGAGGTAGGTGGTGAACAAGTTTATCTTTTCAATAAAGGATTTGATATCACTGATTTACCCATTGAAGAGAATGTATCTATTTCACAGCAGCCCCATGATTCAGCTATTCCTCTTCATATGCATGACTATATTGAAATGATGTTTGTTTATAGGGGTACCTGTACAGTGAAAGTAAAGGGAAAAAAGATTGATTTAAAAAAAGGAGAACTCATATTAATTAACAAAGAAACCCCTCATAGTGTTGGTGCAACAACCGAGCAGGATATTGTTATTAATATGATTCTTAAACAGGATTATCTATCACCAAGCTTTTTAAGCCGATTTTCTCAAAAAAGCATTATCTCTCAATTCATGATTGAATCGCTGTTAAGCAATCGGAAGCAAAATCACTTCCTGATTTTCAGACCAGGTGAACACAACAATGTCATAGAAATCATGGAGAATATAATGTGTGAGTTTTTTGACCGGGACTTCTGTTCTGGAGAAATTATTGACTCATATTTAATTGTTTTGTTCTCCACACTGATACGATATAAAAACAATCTGACAAGTCAAGAACCACTTAATCAAAATGACAATTCATCGTTAGTAGATTTTTTGAGATACATTGAAGAGAATTATAAGAACTGCTCTTTGGTTAAAATGGGACAGACCTTTGGATTCAACCCAAATTATTTATCCACTTTACTAAAAAAAGGAACAGGAAAATCCTTCAAAGAACTTCTGCAAATCCAACGGCTAAACCAAGCCGCTTTGTTTCTATCCAATTCCGATTTACCTATCCCTGAAATTGCTGAAGAAGTGGGTTATTCCAGCGTCACATTCTTTTATAAAAAGTTTAGAGATTTATATCATGATACCCCGTATAGTTATAGGGAGAAAAATTCAATATTATAA
- a CDS encoding ferritin-like domain-containing protein, protein MPNNQPPIPNPPRAITTKDILYIKDALSWELLTFKKFHFMANQIQNPQFKEALNKAGQMHQNHYQRLLTHLQVDNNTALANLPNTQQQQQQ, encoded by the coding sequence ATGCCAAATAATCAACCACCGATTCCGAACCCACCGAGGGCTATTACGACAAAAGATATTCTTTACATTAAGGATGCCTTATCTTGGGAGCTATTAACATTTAAGAAATTTCATTTTATGGCTAATCAGATTCAGAATCCTCAATTCAAGGAAGCACTTAATAAGGCAGGTCAAATGCACCAAAATCATTATCAACGCTTACTTACTCACCTTCAGGTGGATAACAATACTGCATTAGCAAATCTACCTAATACACAGCAGCAACAGCAGCAGTAA
- a CDS encoding spore coat protein has translation MSNQQSQNSNQIANPQTGELPKVKTPDMNDRDFLNDALSTCKYLTDSLNIAVREASHEQLFTDVLQILTETHQSCRELYNLMFQHGWYKLEAEEQQKLDQAFKQFNNYSSQFPY, from the coding sequence ATGTCAAATCAGCAAAGTCAAAACAGCAACCAAATTGCGAATCCTCAGACAGGAGAATTGCCAAAAGTAAAAACTCCCGACATGAATGATCGTGATTTTCTTAATGACGCACTTAGTACATGTAAATATTTAACCGACAGCCTCAATATTGCAGTAAGGGAAGCGAGCCACGAACAGCTTTTTACGGATGTCTTGCAAATTTTGACTGAAACCCATCAAAGCTGCCGGGAGCTTTATAACCTTATGTTCCAGCATGGATGGTATAAACTAGAGGCTGAGGAACAGCAAAAATTAGATCAGGCGTTTAAACAATTTAATAACTATTCATCGCAATTTCCATATTAA
- a CDS encoding MFS transporter, translating into MENTVMKKTPFVRLLIAAMLGVGTSIAPLVLLSFGLSTFIVINIVGPEKATTAFATASGVTGIMIVVFGLFSGVIADKTRIKMGRRRFWIIAGSIGGALSMFVLSNASSIPMFIISLCLVNFFYGMVSLSCYAIVPEQIEQEKFGRVSGLLGAAGPAFVMTGQMIMGVFADSTLHEKMITMIIVQLIGGALAALLIKDNYVVVAAKSEKKSFVLSGFYPSFKKYPSYTWALLTKLFIYFTNAGMNMLTLFYIARFHLGEAEIFKIMGLMAPTIMMMVGAGILGGFLSDKIKKQKPFVFGAALLTGICLIVFAFAPSVTWVIVGNFIFNFGFGMYNAVDNALVNRILPSKENAAKDISIMNTTTNLASTLVNFAAPALIALGVSLFGGDGYTFFFLVLAAFSVLSAVFVLPIPEMGSEKEANTAPVSEQAV; encoded by the coding sequence ATGGAGAACACTGTAATGAAAAAAACACCGTTTGTAAGATTATTAATCGCAGCAATGCTAGGGGTTGGTACCTCAATTGCGCCGTTAGTTTTACTAAGTTTTGGGCTTTCTACCTTTATTGTTATCAACATTGTTGGTCCGGAAAAAGCTACCACGGCATTTGCTACAGCCTCTGGAGTTACCGGTATTATGATCGTAGTTTTTGGTTTATTTAGTGGTGTGATTGCAGATAAAACCCGTATTAAGATGGGGAGAAGACGGTTCTGGATCATTGCAGGCAGTATCGGAGGAGCTTTATCGATGTTTGTCCTTTCCAACGCTTCTTCAATCCCAATGTTTATCATTAGCTTGTGTCTAGTAAACTTCTTTTATGGTATGGTTTCACTTTCATGCTATGCGATTGTCCCTGAACAAATAGAACAGGAAAAGTTTGGTCGAGTTTCAGGTCTGCTTGGTGCAGCAGGACCTGCATTCGTTATGACCGGTCAAATGATTATGGGAGTCTTTGCTGATTCTACTCTTCATGAGAAAATGATTACGATGATTATTGTCCAATTGATTGGTGGAGCGTTAGCGGCACTTCTTATAAAAGATAATTATGTTGTAGTAGCAGCAAAAAGTGAGAAAAAGTCGTTTGTTCTTAGTGGTTTCTATCCTAGTTTTAAAAAATATCCATCCTATACCTGGGCGTTATTAACGAAATTATTTATCTATTTTACAAATGCAGGTATGAATATGTTAACCCTTTTCTATATCGCAAGATTTCATTTAGGTGAAGCAGAAATCTTTAAAATTATGGGGCTTATGGCGCCGACAATTATGATGATGGTTGGTGCAGGAATCCTTGGCGGCTTCCTATCAGATAAGATTAAGAAACAAAAGCCTTTTGTTTTTGGTGCAGCGCTTCTAACAGGAATCTGTTTGATAGTATTTGCCTTCGCTCCTAGTGTAACGTGGGTAATCGTTGGTAACTTTATTTTCAATTTTGGTTTTGGTATGTACAATGCAGTAGACAATGCTCTTGTAAACCGTATTCTCCCTTCAAAAGAAAATGCGGCAAAGGATATCTCGATTATGAATACAACAACAAATCTAGCATCAACTCTAGTAAACTTTGCTGCACCAGCCTTAATCGCTCTTGGGGTAAGTTTATTTGGAGGAGATGGATATACGTTCTTCTTCTTAGTGCTAGCCGCATTCTCAGTTCTTTCAGCAGTTTTTGTCCTTCCTATTCCTGAGATGGGATCAGAAAAAGAAGCCAACACTGCACCAGTTAGTGAACAAGCTGTCTAA
- a CDS encoding SPL family radical SAM protein, which yields MGIEIKEIMAKKILTEAKGYLDVGFTHSLNPYSGCAFSCRYCYVREMPIQRFKEIPWGEWVDIKTNAAENYRNEIIGLRKKNKPINLFMSSATDPYQHIERKANIVRGILEAMIDNPPDFLWIQTRSPLITRDIDLLVTLREKCKVLVSMTVETDREDIKQIFAPSAPGINLRLKALKEIHDAGITTQASISPVLPFTPDFPMVLDGIVDHIWIDTLTIGDGAEGKRSARLGMPALFKKHDLSRWYRKDIHVMVEKYFTKYFPSEMIRVSKQEAFLE from the coding sequence ATGGGAATTGAAATAAAAGAAATAATGGCCAAGAAGATCCTAACGGAAGCGAAGGGTTATTTAGATGTTGGTTTTACTCATTCTTTGAATCCATATAGTGGTTGTGCTTTTTCTTGCCGGTACTGTTATGTAAGAGAAATGCCGATTCAGAGATTTAAAGAAATTCCTTGGGGAGAATGGGTAGACATAAAAACCAACGCAGCTGAAAATTACCGAAATGAAATAATAGGGCTTCGTAAGAAAAATAAACCAATAAATTTATTTATGTCATCTGCAACCGATCCTTATCAACACATTGAAAGGAAAGCAAACATTGTCCGAGGGATATTAGAAGCAATGATAGATAATCCACCCGATTTTCTTTGGATTCAAACACGATCCCCACTCATCACAAGAGATATTGATTTGTTAGTGACATTGAGAGAAAAATGTAAAGTCCTTGTTTCTATGACAGTTGAAACAGACAGGGAAGACATAAAGCAAATTTTTGCTCCTTCTGCTCCAGGAATTAACTTGCGTTTAAAGGCTTTGAAAGAAATACATGATGCTGGAATAACTACACAAGCTTCGATTTCACCAGTTTTACCATTTACCCCTGATTTTCCAATGGTATTGGACGGTATCGTTGATCATATTTGGATTGATACGTTAACCATCGGGGATGGGGCAGAGGGGAAACGTTCCGCGCGTTTAGGAATGCCCGCGTTATTTAAGAAACATGATTTATCTAGGTGGTATCGAAAAGATATTCATGTCATGGTAGAGAAGTATTTTACTAAATATTTTCCTAGTGAAATGATAAGGGTTTCTAAACAAGAAGCCTTTTTAGAATAA
- a CDS encoding alpha/beta hydrolase encodes MLSETIQLWDDNDTVALHSYIQNNSMEFQKDQLRPAVLICPGGGYLGTSDREAEPVALKFASLGYRTFVLRYTTYYKEWVEDFNNPPAPNEKSAYPQPLFDLAKAMIIIRENASKWLVDSEKIAVCGFSAGAHLSASMGVHWNSSLLKEKFNSENEIFKPNAVILGYPLLDYQLMKEKVEEEANEFIKEFFEISNRAVFGTPNPSLEQLSEVSPVNFVSSQTPPTFIWHTADDGLVYAENSLRFATALAKNKVSYELHVFESGVHGLSLCDETTAGEPSHINPECSVWVDLAQNWLNKHFK; translated from the coding sequence ATGCTAAGTGAAACAATTCAACTTTGGGATGATAACGATACAGTTGCGTTACATTCTTACATACAAAATAATTCGATGGAGTTTCAAAAAGATCAACTTCGCCCTGCAGTTCTTATATGTCCAGGTGGAGGATATTTAGGAACTTCTGATAGAGAGGCTGAGCCAGTTGCACTAAAATTTGCTTCTCTTGGATATCGTACCTTTGTCCTGCGCTACACTACCTATTATAAGGAATGGGTAGAAGATTTTAATAATCCCCCAGCACCTAATGAAAAGTCAGCTTATCCACAGCCCCTATTCGATTTAGCCAAAGCAATGATTATCATACGAGAAAATGCCTCCAAATGGTTGGTAGACTCTGAAAAGATTGCAGTATGTGGTTTTTCGGCAGGCGCTCATTTGTCAGCCAGCATGGGTGTACATTGGAATAGTAGTTTGTTAAAAGAAAAGTTTAATAGTGAAAACGAAATATTCAAGCCAAACGCTGTTATTCTTGGATATCCGTTACTAGATTATCAATTAATGAAGGAAAAAGTGGAGGAAGAGGCTAACGAGTTTATTAAAGAATTCTTTGAAATATCCAACAGGGCTGTATTTGGAACACCCAATCCTAGTTTGGAACAACTCTCAGAGGTCAGTCCAGTGAACTTTGTATCCTCCCAAACCCCGCCAACCTTTATTTGGCACACTGCTGATGACGGACTAGTCTATGCCGAAAACTCTTTACGCTTTGCAACGGCATTAGCTAAAAACAAAGTTTCGTATGAATTGCATGTTTTTGAAAGTGGTGTACACGGTTTATCACTTTGCGATGAGACTACTGCTGGTGAACCGAGCCACATAAATCCTGAATGCAGTGTATGGGTTGATTTAGCACAAAATTGGTTAAATAAACATTTTAAATAG
- a CDS encoding glycoside hydrolase family 1 protein: MKYVFPENFLWGTATSAYQVEGNNDKSDMWVEEYSEGSPYKDYSGNAVDHYHLYKQDIELMARLGLKSYRFSIEWSRIEPEQGVYSQKEINHYRDVINICYENNIIPVVTMMHFTSPQWLMKIGGWKNPKTADLFANYCEVVFKELGRDIPYVLTMNEVNLPVMLKELFINMNFMPPVGMDAKSWTAPGWRESAAQKCGTTIDQYFTFHMASDEAALEIVKNAHRNAREVIKKINPSTKVGLSLALPEIQHIEGGEELAAKVWHDYFGQFKSVIADDDFIGVQNYTREIYGPDGQVPLATGTEVTAMGYEFYPEALAGTIRNVAKELDIPVLVTEHGIATNDDSRRVEFIKRGLKGVHSCIEDGIEILGYLYWSTFDNYEWTFGYGPKFGIIGVNSETQERLVKESGRELGEISKNNAVLTEGVYHNEI; this comes from the coding sequence ATGAAATATGTTTTTCCAGAAAACTTCCTTTGGGGTACGGCCACTTCTGCTTACCAAGTGGAAGGTAACAATGATAAATCGGATATGTGGGTAGAAGAGTATTCCGAAGGGTCACCATATAAAGATTATTCAGGTAATGCTGTCGATCACTATCATCTTTACAAACAGGATATTGAACTTATGGCTAGATTAGGTCTGAAAAGCTATCGTTTTTCTATAGAGTGGTCAAGAATTGAGCCGGAGCAGGGTGTATATTCCCAAAAGGAGATTAATCATTATCGTGATGTTATAAATATTTGCTATGAGAACAACATTATCCCTGTAGTAACGATGATGCATTTCACCTCTCCTCAATGGTTAATGAAGATTGGCGGCTGGAAAAATCCGAAGACCGCTGACCTTTTCGCAAACTATTGTGAGGTTGTGTTCAAGGAGCTTGGAAGGGATATTCCTTATGTGTTGACGATGAATGAAGTCAACTTACCCGTTATGTTGAAAGAACTGTTTATCAATATGAATTTCATGCCGCCAGTAGGTATGGATGCCAAGTCATGGACAGCGCCAGGATGGCGTGAATCTGCGGCACAGAAATGCGGAACAACCATTGATCAATATTTTACTTTCCATATGGCTTCAGACGAAGCAGCCTTAGAAATTGTTAAAAACGCACACCGGAATGCTCGAGAAGTTATAAAGAAAATTAATCCGTCCACCAAGGTAGGACTATCCTTGGCATTGCCTGAAATTCAACACATTGAAGGTGGGGAAGAGCTGGCTGCAAAAGTTTGGCATGATTACTTTGGACAATTCAAATCTGTGATAGCAGACGACGACTTTATCGGTGTTCAGAACTATACCCGTGAAATATACGGCCCTGATGGACAAGTTCCATTAGCTACTGGAACTGAAGTGACGGCGATGGGTTATGAGTTCTATCCGGAAGCATTGGCCGGAACGATTCGAAATGTAGCCAAGGAGTTGGATATCCCTGTGTTGGTAACTGAACATGGAATTGCCACAAATGATGACAGCCGACGGGTTGAATTTATTAAGCGGGGCCTTAAAGGGGTGCATTCCTGCATTGAGGATGGGATTGAGATATTGGGATACCTCTATTGGTCCACCTTTGATAATTATGAATGGACGTTTGGCTATGGTCCGAAATTTGGGATTATTGGCGTTAACAGTGAAACGCAAGAAAGATTGGTAAAAGAGAGCGGTCGAGAACTAGGTGAAATTTCAAAAAACAACGCTGTTCTTACAGAAGGTGTTTACCATAATGAAATATAA
- a CDS encoding DeoR/GlpR family DNA-binding transcription regulator translates to MLVAERQRKIVDLVNERLSVRVTELSKIFSVTEETIRRDLEKLEKENLLMRSHGGAVSIEKDQGETSYIEREVTNADEKKAIAVEAVRFIEQGDQIVLDASTTAWYVAKELEDMPLTVLTNSIKVAIELSKKEQIKVISTGGTLLTQSLSFVGPLAERSLGMYHVNKAFISCKGVHLEKGLSDFNELQALVKKQMMDIADETILMVDSSKFGTRAFSQIAPIAKIDSIITDSNLEEDCRKQLEEKNIKVSIAN, encoded by the coding sequence ATGCTAGTTGCAGAAAGGCAAAGAAAAATTGTTGATTTAGTGAATGAACGTTTAAGTGTAAGGGTTACGGAACTAAGTAAAATTTTCTCTGTTACGGAAGAAACGATTCGCAGGGATCTCGAAAAGCTGGAAAAAGAGAATCTATTAATGAGAAGTCATGGCGGTGCAGTTAGTATTGAAAAAGACCAAGGTGAAACCTCATATATAGAAAGGGAAGTTACTAATGCAGATGAGAAGAAAGCAATTGCGGTAGAGGCAGTACGTTTTATTGAACAGGGGGATCAAATTGTTTTGGACGCAAGTACAACGGCATGGTATGTGGCAAAGGAATTAGAGGACATGCCGCTAACTGTACTAACGAACTCGATTAAAGTAGCGATTGAACTAAGCAAAAAAGAACAAATCAAAGTGATTTCCACAGGTGGAACGTTATTGACACAATCTCTATCATTTGTCGGTCCACTTGCCGAACGGTCGCTCGGAATGTACCATGTCAACAAAGCATTTATTTCATGTAAAGGCGTACACCTTGAAAAAGGACTAAGTGACTTCAACGAGTTACAAGCTTTGGTGAAAAAGCAAATGATGGACATCGCTGATGAAACAATCTTAATGGTAGATTCAAGTAAATTTGGGACAAGAGCGTTTTCGCAAATTGCTCCTATTGCAAAGATTGACTCCATTATTACTGATTCAAATCTAGAGGAAGATTGTAGAAAACAATTGGAAGAAAAAAACATAAAAGTATCCATAGCAAATTAA
- a CDS encoding GH39 family glycosyl hydrolase, whose amino-acid sequence MNFTYEIIEMNKELPIHIFLHSVDYVTNHWHDSIEIIFVLKGKVNVSVNDKRFELTEKDLFLINANDIHSIQHQEENLLLAIQVPIPELKQNSKNVDSYTFSCKSFLYDDTHQEEFNELRALLAQMMWVVNKAAEGYELLIKSLYFQLIYLLIKNFKDEQARENKISSQKHIERLLRITSYVKENFRQPITLNELSQNEFLSVHYLSKFIQKHLGMPFSKYVDSIRLDHAVKDIVFTDIPLTQIALDNGFASVKAFNRAFKEFYHQTPSEYRRAVEMEPRKNDSNKVTLANYVEIDKSQAFSKLFSYLPSGNKTIEIESKSVTKKQYSINVSNNNIMKLQHSWKKLMTIGKAKEGLYTEVQEQLKLVKKATHFQYLRFHGLFDDEMMIYGENELGEPEFNFLYTDKLFDFLQSIDVKPFVELGFMPGELAENQDETVFYKKSIISKPKDIEKWNLLVKNFIIHYENRYGIDAVQQWYFEFWNEPDFYVFWRGTFEEYCLLYKTTYQTIKNLNPAYKVGGPSIVSINNSDWLQQFLDFCMNENCVPDFITFHCYMHDELDINKKKKLLDEGSFEFGYISRDEDFLKDKIIRIKQILAEKKMDHVELHLTEWNSTAFHRDLTNDTSFKAAFVVKNLLENIDTIGSFGYWTASDLIEEQRAAIPTFHGGLGLITNKSIPKPAYYAYDFLGKLGDEMIVAGEGYFVTKSPKGYQMILYHYCHYDMLYCMNQHVNIDSKNRYNVFLDRDDIQLKLILSGLEQGTYKINQHVLNRENGSAFDKWVEMGAPGSLSPEDINYLKYSSVPKKHISEVRIENDFIVNTILQPHEVQLYEILPQRTL is encoded by the coding sequence ATGAATTTTACATATGAAATTATTGAAATGAATAAAGAACTTCCTATACACATTTTCTTGCATAGTGTCGATTATGTAACCAACCATTGGCATGACAGTATTGAAATTATTTTTGTTTTAAAAGGAAAAGTAAATGTTTCGGTTAATGATAAGCGTTTTGAATTGACCGAAAAAGATCTCTTTCTTATCAATGCTAATGATATCCATTCAATTCAGCATCAGGAGGAAAATTTATTACTGGCGATTCAGGTGCCAATTCCTGAATTGAAGCAAAATAGTAAGAATGTGGATTCCTATACATTTTCTTGTAAATCGTTTTTATATGATGATACCCACCAGGAGGAGTTCAACGAACTACGTGCGCTCCTGGCTCAAATGATGTGGGTAGTAAATAAAGCGGCTGAGGGGTACGAACTTCTAATCAAATCCCTTTATTTTCAATTAATCTATTTGTTAATCAAGAACTTTAAAGATGAGCAAGCAAGGGAAAATAAAATCTCTAGCCAAAAACATATTGAACGTCTATTGAGAATTACATCTTACGTGAAAGAAAATTTTAGGCAGCCCATTACATTAAATGAATTATCACAAAATGAGTTCTTATCCGTTCATTATTTATCGAAATTTATCCAAAAGCATTTAGGCATGCCTTTTTCCAAATATGTTGATAGCATTCGGCTAGATCACGCGGTAAAAGATATTGTATTTACCGATATACCACTGACCCAAATAGCTCTTGATAATGGATTTGCGAGTGTAAAAGCTTTTAACCGTGCATTTAAAGAATTCTACCATCAGACTCCAAGTGAATATAGACGCGCAGTTGAAATGGAGCCAAGGAAAAATGATAGTAATAAAGTAACGCTTGCAAACTATGTTGAGATAGACAAAAGTCAGGCATTCTCAAAACTATTTTCCTATTTACCCTCGGGGAATAAAACAATAGAAATAGAAAGTAAATCAGTTACCAAAAAACAATATTCCATTAATGTGAGTAACAACAACATAATGAAACTTCAACATTCTTGGAAAAAACTAATGACGATTGGAAAAGCGAAAGAAGGTCTCTATACGGAGGTACAAGAGCAGCTTAAGCTAGTGAAAAAGGCAACACACTTTCAGTATCTTCGCTTTCATGGATTATTTGACGATGAAATGATGATCTATGGAGAAAATGAGCTAGGTGAGCCAGAGTTTAATTTCCTTTATACAGACAAATTGTTCGACTTTTTACAAAGTATTGATGTTAAGCCGTTTGTTGAGCTCGGCTTTATGCCGGGAGAATTAGCAGAAAATCAGGATGAAACAGTTTTTTATAAAAAAAGCATAATCAGTAAGCCGAAGGATATTGAGAAATGGAATCTGCTTGTAAAAAACTTTATTATTCATTATGAGAATAGGTATGGGATAGACGCAGTTCAGCAATGGTATTTTGAGTTTTGGAACGAACCTGATTTCTATGTGTTCTGGAGAGGGACATTTGAGGAATATTGCCTGCTATATAAAACTACCTATCAAACGATAAAAAATCTTAATCCTGCTTATAAGGTAGGAGGCCCGAGTATTGTATCAATCAACAATAGTGACTGGCTGCAGCAATTTCTTGATTTTTGTATGAATGAAAACTGTGTACCAGATTTTATTACGTTCCATTGTTATATGCATGATGAACTTGATATCAATAAAAAAAAGAAGTTATTAGATGAAGGTTCATTTGAATTTGGTTATATCTCAAGGGACGAAGACTTTTTGAAGGACAAAATTATAAGAATTAAACAAATCCTTGCAGAGAAGAAAATGGATCATGTTGAGCTTCATTTAACGGAATGGAATTCTACAGCCTTCCACCGTGATTTAACGAATGATACTAGTTTTAAAGCGGCGTTTGTAGTTAAAAACCTGCTCGAAAACATAGACACTATTGGAAGTTTTGGATATTGGACTGCATCAGATTTAATTGAAGAACAAAGGGCTGCCATTCCTACTTTTCATGGTGGACTTGGTTTAATAACAAATAAAAGTATTCCTAAACCAGCCTATTATGCCTATGATTTTCTAGGTAAATTAGGAGATGAGATGATTGTAGCAGGTGAAGGCTATTTCGTGACGAAAAGTCCCAAGGGATATCAAATGATCCTCTATCATTATTGTCATTATGACATGCTTTATTGTATGAATCAGCATGTGAATATTGATAGCAAGAACCGATATAATGTTTTCCTAGATCGGGATGATATCCAGTTGAAACTGATTCTGAGCGGGCTGGAGCAAGGTACTTATAAAATTAACCAGCATGTATTAAACCGTGAAAACGGAAGTGCATTTGATAAATGGGTGGAAATGGGTGCTCCAGGTTCACTTAGTCCAGAAGACATAAACTATTTAAAATACTCAAGTGTACCCAAAAAGCACATTAGTGAAGTAAGAATTGAGAATGATTTTATAGTAAATACGATTCTTCAGCCACATGAGGTCCAGTTATATGAAATCCTTCCACAAAGGACACTATAG
- a CDS encoding phosphotransferase enzyme family protein has product MLKLKYLFKNVDLAEMLLKNWGFDEESLELFKYYRISSNAIYPFREQGRTQLLRFSPQKEKHKENILAELEFISYLRSRQYGVLETVLSKDGEELVEKQTPWGDYYASVFKRVSGVQLGDTDLSNTIIFNYGKALGKLHQLSSEYKPKTFIRWSYRDVLDWMYTVLIDSPLEMSALEETQLLKNYFDSIPIKKSDFGLIHYDFELDNVFYDEELQSCNVIDFDDSMYHWYVMDIEQALASLKDSISPETFSLKKQCFMDGYRSEYDVSDAMLSLIPACRRFANLYGYVRILSSMKEKWDHEPQWLSSLRERLTKSMKIKSADFGTEIN; this is encoded by the coding sequence ATGTTGAAATTAAAATATCTCTTTAAAAACGTCGACCTAGCAGAAATGCTATTAAAAAACTGGGGATTTGATGAAGAATCTCTTGAGCTGTTTAAGTATTACAGGATATCGTCAAACGCTATTTACCCATTTAGAGAGCAGGGCAGGACACAACTTTTAAGATTTTCACCCCAAAAAGAGAAACATAAAGAAAATATTTTAGCAGAACTTGAATTTATATCTTACTTGCGTTCCAGGCAATATGGGGTTTTAGAGACGGTTTTGTCTAAGGATGGAGAGGAACTTGTAGAAAAACAAACTCCCTGGGGCGATTACTATGCTTCAGTATTTAAAAGGGTATCAGGTGTGCAGCTAGGCGATACAGATTTAAGCAATACGATCATTTTCAATTATGGGAAAGCATTAGGTAAACTTCACCAATTATCAAGTGAATATAAACCAAAGACATTTATACGATGGTCATATAGGGACGTTTTAGATTGGATGTATACTGTTCTAATAGATTCTCCTCTTGAAATGTCTGCTTTAGAGGAAACTCAACTATTAAAGAATTATTTTGATTCAATTCCTATCAAGAAAAGCGATTTTGGATTGATCCATTATGATTTTGAATTGGATAATGTCTTCTATGATGAAGAACTCCAATCTTGTAACGTTATTGATTTTGATGATTCTATGTACCACTGGTATGTAATGGATATTGAACAAGCACTTGCTAGTTTAAAAGATTCTATATCACCTGAAACGTTCTCCCTAAAAAAACAATGTTTTATGGATGGATATCGATCTGAATATGATGTCTCAGACGCTATGTTGTCATTAATACCAGCTTGCAGACGCTTTGCTAATTTATATGGATATGTTCGGATATTATCATCAATGAAAGAAAAATGGGATCATGAACCACAATGGTTATCAAGTTTAAGAGAAAGATTAACCAAAAGTATGAAAATTAAATCCGCTGATTTTGGAACAGAAATTAATTAA